A DNA window from Entelurus aequoreus isolate RoL-2023_Sb linkage group LG24, RoL_Eaeq_v1.1, whole genome shotgun sequence contains the following coding sequences:
- the LOC133641951 gene encoding cAMP-regulated phosphoprotein 19-like isoform X1, with protein MSEVAEGAMTLEEEQEMDDKVVSPEKAEEAKIKVMHPNLGARPGGSDFLRKRLQKGLKYFDSGDYNMAKAKMKNKHLPSAPTEKDEITGGHIPTPQDLPQRKTSIATSKLAER; from the exons ATGTCAGAGGTGGCCGAAGGAGCCATGACTTTGGAAGAAGAGCAG gaAATGGATGACAAAGTTGTCAGTCCAGAGAAAGCAGAAGAAGCCAAGATAAAGGTCATGCATCCCAATCTTGGAGCCAGACCGGGAGGTTCAGATTTTCTGAGAAAACGACTTCAGAAAGGG CTAAAGTATTTTGATTCTGGCGATTACAACATGGCCAAGGCCAAAATGAAGAATAAACACTTGCCATCAGCCCCAACAGAGAAGGATGAGATCACAGGTGGTCACATCCCGACACCTCAGGACCTGCCTCAGAGAAAGACCTCTATTGCGACAAGCAAACTGGCTGAGCGATGA
- the LOC133641951 gene encoding cAMP-regulated phosphoprotein 19-like isoform X2 yields the protein MDDKVVSPEKAEEAKIKVMHPNLGARPGGSDFLRKRLQKGLKYFDSGDYNMAKAKMKNKHLPSAPTEKDEITGGHIPTPQDLPQRKTSIATSKLAER from the exons ATGGATGACAAAGTTGTCAGTCCAGAGAAAGCAGAAGAAGCCAAGATAAAGGTCATGCATCCCAATCTTGGAGCCAGACCGGGAGGTTCAGATTTTCTGAGAAAACGACTTCAGAAAGGG CTAAAGTATTTTGATTCTGGCGATTACAACATGGCCAAGGCCAAAATGAAGAATAAACACTTGCCATCAGCCCCAACAGAGAAGGATGAGATCACAGGTGGTCACATCCCGACACCTCAGGACCTGCCTCAGAGAAAGACCTCTATTGCGACAAGCAAACTGGCTGAGCGATGA